Proteins encoded together in one Penicillium digitatum chromosome 1, complete sequence window:
- a CDS encoding Sodium/calcium exchanger membrane region, with product MNNTAHPRLRKSTKMGTEIMAASLESSMAAHEQDALLRDEPGRENNGEEPAELRDTNDPDSKRVLFVSNSVLRVIKTTMGCSYSNLLLPFVFLGLIAGSQGWGDSISFVFNFLAILPLAALLSFATEELAKSVGHTIGGLINATFGNAVEMIVGITAVRQGEISIVQSSMVGSILSGNLLIFGVSLFCGGYGKDVVKFNVDVSGILSSLMVVSSATLIIPSVLYSTIPSKSHDVQASVLGLSRAASVVLLIFYLVYLYFQLRSHSELFLDDTQEEEEDRVLGPWSASLILILATLGVTVCSDRLVDSVDGFVERWHVSRAFIGLIVVPIVGNAGEFNTVVNSSIKGNMDLAIGVIVGSTLQIALFVSPFLVMCGLVIGQPMSLRYSPFETVVFFISVIIMDCLIRGGRSNYYEGSLLVGTYLIIAIAFYVHPDAVDAPFV from the exons ATGAATAACACAGCTCACCCCCGGCTGCGAAAGTCAACCAAGATGGGCACCGAAATCATGGCTGCCTCTCTGGAATCAAGTATGGCAGCCCATGAGCAAGATGCATTACTCAGAGACGAGCCTGGACGCGAAAACAATGGAGAGGAACCTGCAGAGTTGCGTGACACAAACGACCCCGACTCGAAGCGCGTTCTGTTCGTAAGCAACTCTGTTTTACGTGTGATTAAGACTACAATGGGATGCAGCTATTCCAATTTGCTACTGCCGTTTGTGTTTTTAGGTTTAATTGCGGGGAGTCAAGGATGGGGTGACTCGATTTCCTTCGTGTTCAACTTCCTGGCGATTCTTCCTCTCGCTGCGTTGCTGTCATTCGCTACAGAGGAACTAGCCAAAAGCGTCGGACACACCATCGGAGGGCTTATAAATGCGACGTTTGGAAATGCCGTCGAAATGATT GTGGGAATCACTGCGGTCCGGCAAGGAGAAATCAGCATTGTGCAGTCAAGTATGGTGGGCAGTATCCTTTCAGGAAATCTTCTG ATCTTCGGTGTTTCCCTGTTCTGCGGCGGCTATGGAAAAGATGTGGTGAAATTCAACGTGGATGTCAGTGGGATCCTATCCTCCTTGATGGTGGTCTCCTCTGCAACATTGATCATTCCATCTGTCCTTTATTCAACCATACCGTCCAAGTCCCACGACGTGCAAGCCAGCGTCCTGGGTCTCTCCCGTGCTGCTTCCGTGGTCCTACTCATATTCTACCTGGTCTACCTCTACTTTCAACTGAGGAGTCACTCCGAGCTATTCCTCGACGATAcacaagaagaggaagaagatcgagtGTTGGGTCCCTGGTCGGCAAGCCTCATTTTGATCCTTGCCACTCTTGGGGTCACAGTCTGCTCTGATCGTCTGGTGGACAGTGTCGATGGCTTTGTAGAACGGTGGCACGTGAGCCGGGCTTTCATCGGCTTGATTGTGGTTCCCATTGTCGGTAATGCAGGAGAGTTCAATACTGTTGTGAATTCTTCGATCAAGGGGAACATGGACCTCGCGATTGGTGTGATTGTGGGAAGTACGTTGCAAATCGCATTGTTTGTGAGTCCATTCCTGGTCATGTGTGGCTTGGTTATCGGGCAGCCCATGTCCTTGCGCTACAGTCCCTTCGAAACGGTGGTATTCTTCATCTCGGTAATAATCATGGACTGTTTGATCCGTGGAGGTCGATCAAATTATTACGAAGGATCTTTATTGGTTGGAAC GTATCTGATAATCGCAATTGCATTCTACGTCCACCCAGACGCAGTCGATGCACCCTTTGTTTAG
- a CDS encoding Sodium/calcium exchanger membrane region → MAQVQHHLGLLSLLMPLIGITGGALKWNSAAIFTLNIVSLIPLTLWINRSVNALALGGSRAVIEVVKSTLGNSVELMIGINAILQKQPHISQSVILGSVLSNLLLVLGSTIFVSGYDQKRLWFDRTLTTVLSSLMMVVFILLALPTIMDVFPSAKTTSEDQLLLTQRVTAIILTLLHLTFLVFRLGTHAVMFASTPFSQRDHTHSGHQSRQSQIVEVQIPQPYIAKGAAAIFLVAASTSALACTYFIVVNLNGAAAITGMNQSFLAVTLVPLLGNSVKYHSIVVGSRSYSQIELGIRAVINNVLRVTMLIAPLLVLIGWAFDQPLILRFDGFEATTLLLSVVVMTYLMSDGRSNYFEGLMLIGTYIIITFSFFVRPEVPVNVIFLGA, encoded by the exons ATGGCACAGGTCCAGCACCACCTAGGCCTCTTGTCACTTTTGATGCCTCTCATTGGTATCACTGGAGGAGCCCTGAAGTGGAACAGTGCTGCCATCTTCACTCTCAACATTGTCTCTCTAATTCCACTTACATTATGGATTAACAGATCAGTCAATGCGCTGGCTCTAGGTGGTAGCCGAGCTGTCATTGAAGTAGTGAAATCAACACTGGGAAACTCAGTCGAATTGATG ATAGGAATCAATGCGATCCTCCAGAAGCAACCACATATTTCTCAGTCCGTGATACTTGGAAGTGTCTTGAGCAATTTATTACTG GTGCTTGGCAGCACCATCTTCGTCTCGGGCTATGACCAAAAGCGTCTCTGGTTTGATCGAACCCTCACAACAGTCCTCTCATCCCTCATGATGGTTgtcttcatcctcctcgcGCTCCCAACCATCATGGACGTCTTTCCATCCGCCAAAACCACCTCGGAAGACCAACTCCTCTTAACGCAACGCGTGACAGCCATTATCCTCACCCTTCTACACCTTACGTTTCTCGTCTTCCGGCTCGGCACCCATGCAGTCATGTTTGCCAGCACCCCATTCAGTCAGCGAGATCACACCCACAGCGGCCATCAGTCTCGCCAAAGCCAGATCGTCGAGGTCCAGATCCCGCAGCCGTATATCGCCAAGGGTGCAGCAGCTATATTCCTAGTAGCTGCGTCCACTTCTGCGCTGGCGTGCACTTATTTCATAGTCGTCAATTTGAACGGGGCTGCTGCAATCACGGGTATGAACCAGTCTTTCCTTGCTGTAACGCTTGTTCCCCTACTCGGGAACTCGGTCAAGTATCACTCCATTGTGGTGGGATCTCGGTCTTACAGTCAGATTGAACTTGGGATTAGAGCGGTTATTAACAATGTTTTGCGGGTCACAATGCTTATTGCTCCGCTGTTGGTTCTCATTGGTTGGGCTTTCGACCAGCCGCTCATTCTCAGGTTTGATGGATTTGAAGCTACGACGCTTTTACTTAGTGTTGTGGTAATGACTTATCTCATGTCTGATGGGCGGAGCAATTACTTCGAGGGGTTGATGTTGATTGGAAC ATACATAATCATCACTTTCTCGTTCTTTGTTAGGCCTGAGGTACCGGTCAATGTGATTTTCCTAGGCGCCTAG
- a CDS encoding Sodium/calcium exchanger membrane region — MSRRGTHPESCGPESSHQSRQQIQDAEIDPWTHIQGFFKMPLQTGLNTLNKNHGWLVMALVPLAGLAKILHWNPIIVLVVNIVAVIFLSQAISISSDELSAHLGELQGALLSATFGNTVELTAGILALVHGEIPFAQSVMVGSILSDILLVFGCCLVTASYNKEVLEFNSALAKTLSSLMMITAVAMLLPTALYSTFPASEIDDRVLSFSRGTSFVMLALYGGYLYFYLGTHKHLFLSNESESSDADENHGDSSPAASPAGLASSMIRLITAVAATVFCTELLLESIGDMTQTLGLSEVFIAIVLIPIASNSTEGVTVVTASRTGDTDSAIRVIIDSLLQIGLFVIPFLVIIGWCIAEPMTLFFDSFQTVAMFLAILVVNHLLRDGQYASIHGAMLIALYSSLVVAFYAR, encoded by the exons ATGTCTCGCCGAGGCACCCACCCAGAGTCTTGTGGACCAGAGTCCAGTCACCAATCGCGTCAACAAATTCAAGATGCAGAGATAGACCCGTGGACTCACATCCAGGGGTTCTTCAAGATGCCATTGCAAACAGGACTGAATACACTGAATAAAAATCATGGATGGCTGGTGATGGCCCTGGTACCTCTGGCTGGTCTTGCAAAGATCCTTCATTGGAACCCGATCATAGTTCTCGTGGTGAATATCGTTGCCGTCATCTTTTTGTCGCAGGCAATATCTATCTCATCCGATGAGCTCTCTGCACATCTCGGAGAGCTGCAAGGGGCACTGCTCAGTGCTACATTTGGAAATACAGTAGAGCTCACG GCAGGAATTCTGGCTCTGGTTCATGGAGAGATTCCATTTGCGCAGTCTGTTATGGTTGGCAGTATTCTCTCGGACATTCTACTT GTCTTCGGCTGTTGTCTCGTCACAGCTTCGTACAACAAGGAAGTTTTGGAGTTCAACAGCGCTCTTGCAAAGACCCTGTCTTCTTTGATGATGATCACAGCCGTGGCGATGCTTCTTCCAACGGCTCTGTACTCGACTTTCCCGGCATCCGAGATCGATGACAGAGTGCTATCTTTCTCACGAGGAACGTCATTCGTGATGCTTGCGCTCTACGGAGGTTACCTCTACTTCTACCTCGGGACTCACAAGCACCTCTTTCTTTCCAATGAGAGCGAATCTAGTGATGCTGATGAAAACCACGGAGATTCATCCCCCGCCGCCAGCCCAGCCGGCTTGGCTTCATCAATGATCCGATTGATAACTGCCGTGGCTGCAACCGTCTTTTGCACAGAGCTCCTGCTAGAAAGTATCGGCGACATGACACAGACGCTCGGACTCTCTGAAGTTTTCATCGCGATCGTTTTAATTCCAATTGCTAGCAATAGCACCGAGGGAGTTACTGTCGTTACGGCATCCCGTACAGGAGACACAGACTCTGCAATCCGGGTTATCATTGACAGTCTCCTGCAGATTGGTCTATTTGTCATACCCTTCTTGGTGATTATCGGCTGGTGCATTGCTGAACCGATGACGCTTTTCTTCGACTCGTTCCAGACGGTTGCCATGTTCCTTGCAATTCTGGTAGTAAATCATCTACTTCGTGATGGACAGTATGCTTCCATCCATGGTGCGATGCTAATTGCACT ATACTCTAGTCTAGTTGTGGCGTTCTACGCGCGCTAG
- a CDS encoding Tetratricopeptide TPR-4, with protein sequence MDNRPPSLESLQREVSELTATYHGRSWTTEATDLESAMTTAGNRILAAGTGSDATTITLEELAACVKTWMQAKSWIVAEDLATLVLDSCKSLKGEQDFMTMTAMHNLASAYWGRGHLDQAAALSARVTKLRQKTLGETHPQTLTSMTNLACTYRSQGLWLDAQKLDARIVELKRNTIGPRHPSTLGSMSNLAISYANLGRYQEAESISRKLVEIGERELFPTDASLLNWKLTLASTYRDQGRLDSAEQLEREVVAVSRDIFGTAHPFTLTSMANLASTCREQARWSDAERLEKEVVASSEAVLGETHPQTLMSISNLASTYRNQGRLEEAKDLGGKAIAGMKEVLGERHPHTLVAMVDLAVTYQMMRKSPDAEILAAQSLRLMEETIGKDHPHTLSAMANLGFIYQSQSKWEIASRMAETVYSRRERAFGTDHPDTIAALEDLRRVAWVKAADQNAQRTLN encoded by the coding sequence ATGGATAACCGCCCTCCCTCCCTCGAGTCGCTCCAGAGGGAGGTCAGTGAACTCACAGCCACCTACCATGGCCGAAGTTGGACGACCGAGGCCACAGACCTGGAGTCGGCAATGACAACAGCGGGGAATAGGATACTCGCAGCAGGAACGGGTTCTGATGCAACAACAATAACACTCGAAGAGCTAGCAGCTTGTGTGAAAACGTGGATGCAAGCCAAATCATGGATTGTTGCCGAAGATCTGGCCACTCTGGTGCTGGACTCCTGCAAGAGCCTAAAAGGAGAACAAGACTTCATGACTATGACAGCGATGCACAATCTTGCTTCGGCGTATTGGGGTCGAGGGCACCTGGATCAGGCTGCTGCTCTCTCTGCCCGGGTGACCAAGTTGAGACAAAAGACTCTTGGCGAGACGCACCCCCAGACATTGACTTCGATGACGAATCTAGCTTGCACGTATCGGAGTCAAGGGCTTTGGCTGGATGCTCAGAAACTTGATGCGAGGATTGTCGAGTTGAAGAGGAATACTATTGGTCCTAGGCATCCATCCACCTTGGGGTCAATGTCTAACTTGGCTATATCGTATGCCAATCTCGGTCGGTATCAAGAGGCTGAGTCAATTTCGCGCAAACTGGTCGAAATTGGGGAAAGAGAACTATTTCCGACCGATGCCTCGCTGTTAAACTGGAAACTTACACTTGCGTCGACCTACCGAGACCAGGGGAGGCTGGATTCCGCCGAACAGCTAGAACGGGAGGTCGTTGCTGTCAGTCGTGACATATTTGGGACAGCCCATCCCTTCACTTTGACCTCTATGGCCAATCTAGCATCGACATGTCGTGAACAAGCCCGGTGGTCGGATGCTGAGCgccttgagaaagaagttgtGGCTAGCAGTGAGGCCGTGCTCGGCGAAACACACCCCCAAACCCTAATGTCTATCAGCAACCTTGCCTCAACATATCGCAATCAGGGTCGCCTAGAAGAAGCCAAAGATCTTGGAGGGAAAGCAATAGCTGGGATGAAAGAGGTCCTTGGGGAACGTCACCCACACACACTGGTAGCTATGGTGGATCTTGCAGTCACATACCAAATGATGAGAAAATCGCCAGATGCCGAGATCCTCGCCGCTCAGTCTCTGCGTTTGATGGAAGAGACGATTGGCAAAGACCATCCGCACACACTCAGCGCGATGGCCAATCTGGGCTTCATATATCAGTCGCAAAGCAAGTGGGAGATCGCTAGTAGAATGGCTGAAACGGTATATTCTCGCAGGGAAAGAGCATTTGGAACAGACCATCCAGATACCATAGCGGCGCTGGAGGATTTAAGGAGAGTGGCGTGGGTAAAGGCGGCAGATCAGAATGCACAGCGCACGTTGAATTAG
- a CDS encoding ATPase, P-type, K/Mg/Cd/Cu/Zn/Na/Ca/Na/H-transporter: MMPASGTNGSSMPFWSRIKSPRSERVTEQSTRSTFSAFSLDPEKLSDLVQSKDLQKFHSLGGIKGLEEGLRTDIRTGLSLDETCLGAASTTSTAPIENTTAAELSIPTELCYDVFVDRKKFFGDNRLPTKPSPSFLSLMWAAYNDHVLFLLTGAAVISLALGLYQTFGTKHTADDPPVEWVEGVAILVAIIVITLAGAANDFQKEHKFRKLNKKQQDRNVWVLRSARVDEVPISEVVVGDVVHISPGDIVPADGVLIWGHQVKCDESSATGESDPVAKSAVETALPKDSHEIDPFILSHTKIVEGVGAYLVLATGTKSSYGRILLSLDTDPGFTPLQVRLSNLAKNIARFGALAALVLFVILFIKFCVGLRNSTESASERGQSFLNVFILALTVVVIAVPEGLPLAVTLALSFATTRMMRDNNLVRQLRACETMGQATDICSDKTGTLTQNEMTVVSGFFGATLQYTDRASSPIFFDEDKFSSVAKCMSRFSGQSKSLLRQSIAINSTAIESQYDGGREFLGSQTEAALLRFSRDYLELGQLDFDRASADVVGLLPFDTSRKYMITVVKLASGLYRSYVKGAPEILLEKCTATVVQPMQGLSTAPVREDCIDEIRQAISQYASRSLRTIAICFRDVEFLPFRREEETVDFEELVKGLTFQGILGLRDPLRAEALGAVETSHKAGVAVRMVTGDNLLTARAIAEECGIISSPNDLVMEGDKFRMLDESQQRELVPRLKVLARSRPDDKRVLVQRLKDLGRIVAVTGDGTNDAPALAAADVGFSMGISGTEIAREASSIVLMDDTFSSIVKAIMWGRAVNDAVKKFLQFQITITFTSVGLAFVSAVANSSQESVLTPVQLMWVNLFQDTLAALALATDPPPRRILDRKPEPISTPLITPTMWKMIIGQSVYQMIVTLVLYFAGSSIFSYKNTIQTSQLHTAVFNTYVWMQIFNMYNNRQVERSFNLVEGIHHNWLFIAITSVMMGAQILIMFVGGRAFSITQLTGDQWAYSIVLGAISIPIGFLLQAIPTAVVEKPMTGCGRLRDRLRGR; encoded by the exons ATGATGCCGGCTTCAGGGACCAATGGGTCTTCTATGCCTTTTTGGTCACGAATA AAGAGCCCGCGATCAGAACGTGTCACGGAACAATCCACTCGGTCGACTTTTTCGGCATTTTCCCTTGATCCTGAGAAGTTAAGCGACCTTGTACAATCCAAAGATCTCCAGAAGTTTCATTCACTCGGTGGGATAAAAGGTTTGGAGGAAGGACTGCGAACCGACATCCGCACCGGCCTGAGCCTGGACGAGACCTGCCTAGGTGCTGCTAGTACTACAAGCACTGCGCCAATAGAAAATACTACTGCCGCTGAGCTCTCTATCCCGACAGAGCTTTGTTATGATGTATTCGTCGATAGAAAGAAATTCTTCGGGGACAACCGCCTGCCTACAAAACCGTCCCCGAGCTTCCTGTCATTGATGTGGGCAGCCTATAACGACCACGTCCTATTTCTTCTGACTGGGGCTGCTGTTATCTCACTTGCTTTGGGACTGTACCAGACATTCGGAACCAAGCATACTGCTGATGACCCGCCCGTTGAATGGGTGGAGGGTGTTGCCATCCTTGTCGCCATCATCGTCATTACTCTCGCCGGTGCCGCGAATGACTTCCAAAAGGAGCACAAATTCCGGAAATTGAATAAGAAGCAGCAAGATCGTAATGTTTGGGTCCTTCGATCTGCGAGGGTTGATGAAGTTCCCATCTCTGAGGTTGTTGTTGGTGATGTTGTCCACATCAGTCCAGGGGACATCGTGCCTGCTGATGGGGTATTGATATGGGGTCATCAGGTGAAATGCGATGAGTCCTCGGCAACTGGCGAGTCTGATCCGGTCGCTAAGAGCGCTGTCGAGACAGCTCTCCCTAAAGACTCTCATGAGATCGATCCCTTCATTCTTTCTCACACTAAGATCGTGGAAGGCGTCGGCGCGTACCTCGTCTTGGCTACAGGCACGAAATCAAGCTACGGAAGAAtccttctctctcttgaCACAGATCCAGGGTTCACTCCGCTTCAAGTACGGCTCAGTAATCTTGCAAAGAATATCGCCCGCTTTGGTGCACTTGCGGCGCTTGTATTGTTCGTAATCTTGTTCATCAAATTCTGCGTTGGCCTCCGGAATAGCACCGAGTCCGCCTCGGAAAGGGGACAATCTTTTTTGAATGTCTTCATTCTGGCTTTGACCGTCGTTGTGATCGCAGTCCCGGAAGGACTTCCCTTGGCAGTTACACTTGCGTTGTCATTTGCCACTACTCGAATGATGAGAGACAACAACTTGGTTCGACAGCTCCGAGCATGCGAGACGATGGGACAAGCCACGGATATCTGTTCAGATAAAACGGGGACGTTGACACAGAATGAGATGACTGTCGTCTCGGGTTTCTTCGGTGCTACCCTGCAGTATACTGATCGGGCTAGCAgtccaattttttttgatgAAGATAAGTTCTCGTCTGTGGCAAAGTGCATGAGTCGTTTCTCTGGTCAATCGAAGTCGCTATTGAGGCAGTCTATCGCGATCAACTCAACCGCAATTGAAAGCCAATATGATGGAGGCCGGGAGTTTCTTGGATCCCAAACTGAGGCCGCCTTACTGAGATTCTCCCGGGATTATCTCGAGTTAGGTCAGCTTGACTTTGATCGTGCTAGTGCGGACGTTGTTGGTCTTTTACCTTTTGATACTTCTCGCAAATATATGATCACAGTTGTCAAACTGGCCAGTGGCTTATATCGATCATATGTGAAAGGTGCTCCTGAGATTCTCCTTGAAAAGTGCACAGCCACAGTTGTACAGCCAATGCAAGGGCTGAGTACCGCTCCTGTTAGGGAAGATTGCATTGACGAGATACGCCAGGCGATTTCTCAATATGCATCAAGATCCTTGCGCACAATTGCGATTTGCTTCCGGGATGTGGAATTTTTGCCCTTCAGACGCGAGGAAGAAACCGTCGACTTCGAGGAGTTGGTGAAAGGGCTTACATTTCAAGGAATTCTGGGCCTGCGAGACCCTCTCCGGGCAGAGGCTTTGGGCGCCGTAGAGACCAGTCATAAAGCAGGTGTCGCTGTGCGCATGGTTACCGGTGATAACCTTCTTACAGCAAGAGCCATTGCAGAAGAATGTGGAATCATCAGCAGTCCAAATGATCTTGTGATGGAAGGCGATAAGTTCCGTATGCTCGATGAATCACAACAGAGGGAGCTAGTTCCACGTCTCAAGGTCCTTGCTCGATCTCGTCCAGATGATAAGCGGGTTCTGGTACAGCGTCTGAAGGATCTTGGAAGAATCGTTGCCGTCACTGGAGACGGCACCAACGATGCCCCTGCCCTCGCAGCTGCTGATGTCGGATTCTCGATGGGAATTTCTGGCACTGAAATTGCTCGCGAAGCTTCCTCTATTGTCTTGATGGATGATACATTTTCTTCGATTGTCAAGGCTATCATGTGGGGAAGGGCAGTCAACGATGCCGTCAAAAAGTTTTTGCAG TTTCAAATTACCATCACCTTCACCTCCGTGGGTCTGGCATTTGTCTCGGCGGTGGCCAACTCATCGCAGGAGTCGGTACTGACACCAGTGCAGCTCATGTGGGTAAACCTGTTTCAAGACACGCTAGCAGCTCTGGCACTAGCAACCGACCCTCCTCCTCGCCGGATCCTTGACCGTAAACCTGAACCAATATCGACACCTTTGATTACTCCTACCATGTGGAAGATGATCATTGGTCAATCTGTGTATCAGATGATAGTAACACTCGTTCTGTACTTCGCGGGCTCTTCTATCTTCTCCTATAAAAACACTATTCAAACATCACAGTTACATACTGCTGTTTTCAACACATATGTCTGGATGCAGATATTCAACATGTACAA CAATCGACAAGTTGAGCGATCATTTAACCTCGTCGAAGGAATTCATCACAACTGGCTCTTCATAGCAATTACTTCTGTCATGATGGGCGCTCAAATCCTGATTATGTTCGTTGGCGGGCGGGCATTCTCAATCACGCAGTTGACTGGCGACCAATGGGCATATTCTATCGTGCTTGGTGCAATCTCTATTCCCATCGGGTTCCTTTTGCAAGCTATTCCCACTGCCGTTGTTGAGAAACCAATGACAGGCTGCGGGAGGCTGCGGGACCGCTTGCGCGGTCGGTga